In Quercus robur chromosome 11, dhQueRobu3.1, whole genome shotgun sequence, the following proteins share a genomic window:
- the LOC126704606 gene encoding mitochondrial uncoupling protein 5-like isoform X1, translated as MGLKGFVEGGIASIIAGASTHPLDLIKVRMQLQGESNPALVQAYRPTVAALNTPNGYISLHIAPPPRVGLISIGTQIVKSEGATALFSGVSATILRQTLYSTTRMGLYEILKQKWSDHSDSDTAKLPIMKKIAAGLIAGSVGAAVGNPADVAMVRMQADGRLPIEQRRNYKSVVDAISQMSKQEGIASLWRGSALTVNRAMIVTASQLATYDQVKEMILEKGVMSDGIGTHVTASFAAGFVASVASNPIDVIKTRVMNMKLEAGGVAPYSGALDCAMKTVRTEGLMALYKGFIPTISRQGPFTVVLFVTLEQVRKLFKDL; from the coding sequence atgggtttgaaaggcttcGTTGAAGGAGGCATTGCTTCAATAATTGCTGGAGCTTCCACTCACCCTCTTGATCTCATCAAGGTCCGAATGCAACTTCAAGGCGAATCCAATCCTGCCCTAGTACAGGCCTATCGTCCCACAGTTGCTGCTCTAAACACCCCAAATGGATACATATCTCTCCACATCGCACCACCACCTCGTGTTGGACTTATTTCCATCGGGACCCAAATCGTCAAATCCGAAGGCGCTACCGCCCTTTTCTCCGGTGTCTCCGCCACAATCCTCCGCCAAACACTATACTCCACCACCCGTATGGGCCTTTACGAAATCCTAAAACAGAAATGGTCTGATCATTCTGATTCAGACACTGCCAAATTACCAATCATGAAAAAGATAGCAGCTGGCCTTATTGCCGGCAGTGTCGGCGCGGCGGTCGGGAACCCGGCTGACGTGGCAATGGTCCGCATGCAAGCTGATGGACGTCTCCCTATTGAGCAGCGCCGGAACTACAAGAGTGTGGTTGATGCAATTAGTCAAATGTCAAAGCAAGAAGGGATTGCTAGCCTGTGGCGCGGTTCGGCGCTAACGGTAAACCGTGCGATGATTGTGACGGCTTCTCAGCTCGCAACTTATGATCAGGTGAAGGAGATGATATTGGAAAAGGGTGTGATGAGTGATGGGATCGGGACCCACGTGACGGCGAGCTTTGCCGCCGGGTTTGTGGCCTCGGTGGCTTCGAATCCAATCGATGTGATCAAGACGAGAGTGATGAATATGAAGTTGGAGGCAGGAGGAGTGGCACCTTACTCTGGTGCATTGGATTGTGCCATGAAGACTGTGAGGACAGAGGGGCTTATGGCTTTGTATAAGGGTTTTATCCCTACTATCTCAAGGCAAGGGCCATTCACCGTGGTGCTCTTTGTTACACTTGAACAGGTCCGGAAGCTATTCAAGGATTTGTGA
- the LOC126704606 gene encoding mitochondrial uncoupling protein 5-like isoform X2: protein MGLKGFVEGGIASIIAGASTHPLDLIKVRMQLQGESNPALVQAYRPTVAALNTPNGYISLHIAPPPRVGLISIGTQIVKSEGATALFSGVSADVAMVRMQADGRLPIEQRRNYKSVVDAISQMSKQEGIASLWRGSALTVNRAMIVTASQLATYDQVKEMILEKGVMSDGIGTHVTASFAAGFVASVASNPIDVIKTRVMNMKLEAGGVAPYSGALDCAMKTVRTEGLMALYKGFIPTISRQGPFTVVLFVTLEQVRKLFKDL from the exons atgggtttgaaaggcttcGTTGAAGGAGGCATTGCTTCAATAATTGCTGGAGCTTCCACTCACCCTCTTGATCTCATCAAGGTCCGAATGCAACTTCAAGGCGAATCCAATCCTGCCCTAGTACAGGCCTATCGTCCCACAGTTGCTGCTCTAAACACCCCAAATGGATACATATCTCTCCACATCGCACCACCACCTCGTGTTGGACTTATTTCCATCGGGACCCAAATCGTCAAATCCGAAGGCGCTACCGCCCTTTTCTCCGGTGTCTCCGCC GACGTGGCAATGGTCCGCATGCAAGCTGATGGACGTCTCCCTATTGAGCAGCGCCGGAACTACAAGAGTGTGGTTGATGCAATTAGTCAAATGTCAAAGCAAGAAGGGATTGCTAGCCTGTGGCGCGGTTCGGCGCTAACGGTAAACCGTGCGATGATTGTGACGGCTTCTCAGCTCGCAACTTATGATCAGGTGAAGGAGATGATATTGGAAAAGGGTGTGATGAGTGATGGGATCGGGACCCACGTGACGGCGAGCTTTGCCGCCGGGTTTGTGGCCTCGGTGGCTTCGAATCCAATCGATGTGATCAAGACGAGAGTGATGAATATGAAGTTGGAGGCAGGAGGAGTGGCACCTTACTCTGGTGCATTGGATTGTGCCATGAAGACTGTGAGGACAGAGGGGCTTATGGCTTTGTATAAGGGTTTTATCCCTACTATCTCAAGGCAAGGGCCATTCACCGTGGTGCTCTTTGTTACACTTGAACAGGTCCGGAAGCTATTCAAGGATTTGTGA